The DNA window TGTGGCGCTTCAGGCCAAGTCCGACCTGGTCCAGGCCTACAACAACGCTGCGGGCCAGGCCACGGACTTCGCGCTCGCGGCGGGAATCGGCGCCGGCCAGACGCTGCTTCCGGGCGTTCACACGGCTACCGCCGGTGTCGGACTCACCGGCGACCTGATCCTGGACGCGGGGGGAAACCCCAACGCCGTTTGGGTGTTCCAGATCCCAGAAGCCCTGACGACTGCCTCCAATAGCCGGGTGCTCCTCACAAACGGTGCTTCGGCGTGCAACGTGTACTGGCAGATCGGGAGTTCGGCCACCCTCGGCACCAACTCCACCTTCGTGGGCACCATCATGGCTCTGACCTCGATCAGCGTTACCACGGGGACGAACATCGAAGGTCGAGCGTTGGCCCGTAACGGTGCCGTGACGCTCGACACCAACAGGATCTTCCTCGGCGGGTGCGCCACCGGTGGAACGACGACCGGCACGACCACCGGCACGACCACCGGCACGACTACTGGCACAACCACCGGCACGACGACCGGCACGACTACTGGCACAACGGCTGGAACGCCGACCGCCGGATCGACGACCGGTACGACCGTGGGTCTGATCGGCGGCGGCCTCCTGGGCGGACCGATCGTCGACCTCGTGTCGGGCGGCACCTCGGGGAACATCGCCGGCAACACCTCCGGAAACACCGCGGGCAACACGGCCGGGAACAGCACTGGTGGCAACACGACCGGCGGCAACACGACCGGCGGGACCATCACCGGGGGCAACGTCACAGGCGGGCACGGCGGTCACCCCGGCGGACCGGACCAGGGCGGACCGGGTGGCCCGGACCACGGCGGCCTGGAGCACCACGGGCCGGAGCACGGCGGGCCGGGCAACGGGCACGACGAGGGACCCGGTAAGCCGGACCACGGCCACGGCCACGACGGGAAGCCCGGCGACCACTACGGCTACGGCAACAAGCCCGCGGGCCACAAGGGTCACGAAGGCCACGAGGGCTAGGCAGCAGGCTGCACGAAGCCCGTTCATCGGGTGACGGCGCGCGGCGGGATCCTCATCGAACCCGCC is part of the Streptomyces subrutilus genome and encodes:
- a CDS encoding ice-binding family protein, with the protein product MKLRFQAARPRTLSGWLVSAVAGTVAAVMVAGLPTQALAIATPVPLATAASFSVLAGQGVTNTGPSVISHDLGTHPNPAISGFPPGLVLGAVHAADAVALQAKSDLVQAYNNAAGQATDFALAAGIGAGQTLLPGVHTATAGVGLTGDLILDAGGNPNAVWVFQIPEALTTASNSRVLLTNGASACNVYWQIGSSATLGTNSTFVGTIMALTSISVTTGTNIEGRALARNGAVTLDTNRIFLGGCATGGTTTGTTTGTTTGTTTGTTTGTTTGTTTGTTAGTPTAGSTTGTTVGLIGGGLLGGPIVDLVSGGTSGNIAGNTSGNTAGNTAGNSTGGNTTGGNTTGGTITGGNVTGGHGGHPGGPDQGGPGGPDHGGLEHHGPEHGGPGNGHDEGPGKPDHGHGHDGKPGDHYGYGNKPAGHKGHEGHEG